The DNA segment CCATCGCCCATCACGCCGACGGAGCGAACTGGCAGGAAGACGGTGAACGCCTGGCTGACTTTGTTGTAAAGGTCGGCTTTGTGCAGTTCTTCGATGAAGATAGCATCCGCACGACGCAGCAGGTCGCAGTATTCTTTCTTCACTTCGCCCAGCACACGCACGCCCAGACCTGGCCCTGGGAATGGGTGACGGTACAGCATGTCGTATGGCAGGCCGAGTTCCAGACCAATTTTACGCACTTCGTCTTTGAACAACTCTTTCAGTGGCTCGACCAGACCGAGTTTCATTTCTTTAGGCAGACCGCCCACGTTGTGGTGGGATTTGATCACGTGCGCTTTGCCAGTGGCAGAGGCAGCGGATTCGATCACGTCAGGATAGATGGTGCCCTGCGCCAGCCATTTGACCGCATCCTGCTTGCAGGCTTCTTCATCGAAGACTTCAACAAACACGCGGCCAATGATTTTACGTTTCGCTTCCGGCTCATCAACACCCGCCAGCGCGGACAGAAAACGCTCTTCCGCTGCCACGTGGACGATGTTCAGACCGAAACGGTCACCGAACATTTCCAGCACCTGACCGGCTTCATTCAGACGCAGTAAACCGTTATCGACAAAGACACAGGTCAGACGGTTGCCGATAGCGCGGTGTAGCAGCATCGCAGTCACGGAGGAGTCAACACCACCGGACAGGCCGAGGATCACATGATCGTCGCCAATCTGTACGCGCAGGCGCTCAATGGCGTCTTCGATGATTTTAGCCGGGGTCCACAACGCTTCGCACTGGCAGATGTCCATTACGAAACGTTCAAGAATGCGCAGGCCCTGACGGGTATGCGTCACTTCCGGGTGGAACTGTACGCCGTAGAAGCGTTTTTCTTCATTCGCCATAATGGCAAATGGACAGGTATCGGTGCTGGCAACGGTGACAAAGTCAGACGGAATAGCCGTTACTTTATCGCCGTGGCTCATCCAGACGTCGAGCAGTGGCTTGCTGTTTTCGCTCAGTGCGTCCTGAATGTCGCGGATCAGCGCGCTTTCAGTCTGAACTTCAACCTGTGCATAACCAAATTCGCGTTCGTTAGAACCTTCAACATGGCCGCCTAACTGCATTGCCATGGTTTGCATGCCGTAGCACACGCCCAGAACCGGCACACCGGCCGTGAAGACGTAGTCTGGCGCACGCGGGCTGTCATGCTCGGTGGTACTTTCCGGGCCACCGGACAGGATGATCCCGTTCGGGTTGAATTCGCGGATTTGGGCTTCGGTTACGTCCCAGGCCCAGAGTTCGCAATAGACACCGAGTTCGCGCACGCGGCGTGCAACAAGTTGAGTGTACTGGGAGCCGAAATCGAGGATAAGGATACGGTGCTTGTGAATATTTTCGCTCATGAGGGGCGTTTTCCAG comes from the Enterobacteriaceae bacterium Kacie_13 genome and includes:
- the guaA gene encoding glutamine-hydrolyzing GMP synthase, yielding MSENIHKHRILILDFGSQYTQLVARRVRELGVYCELWAWDVTEAQIREFNPNGIILSGGPESTTEHDSPRAPDYVFTAGVPVLGVCYGMQTMAMQLGGHVEGSNEREFGYAQVEVQTESALIRDIQDALSENSKPLLDVWMSHGDKVTAIPSDFVTVASTDTCPFAIMANEEKRFYGVQFHPEVTHTRQGLRILERFVMDICQCEALWTPAKIIEDAIERLRVQIGDDHVILGLSGGVDSSVTAMLLHRAIGNRLTCVFVDNGLLRLNEAGQVLEMFGDRFGLNIVHVAAEERFLSALAGVDEPEAKRKIIGRVFVEVFDEEACKQDAVKWLAQGTIYPDVIESAASATGKAHVIKSHHNVGGLPKEMKLGLVEPLKELFKDEVRKIGLELGLPYDMLYRHPFPGPGLGVRVLGEVKKEYCDLLRRADAIFIEELHKADLYNKVSQAFTVFLPVRSVGVMGDGRKYDWVVSLRAVETIDFMTAHWAHLPYDFLGRCSNRIINEVDGISRVVYDISGKPPATIEWE